The nucleotide window AGCTGGCCCTTTCAATACCTCAACTCTATTAAAGGTCGTATTATTCATTTCTAACAAAGCATTATGATTAAACACTGCTACTGGACGTATTGGCAAACCATCTTCAACATATAAAAACAATGATTTTGTTGATATTGGAGATCGAGTAGCCATAAAATGTTGCTCATTACTTGATGCTTTTGAAGTACTCATAAAAACTCCTGGAACTTGATTTACCAGCTGCTCTATTCCAAATGCTTTCATTTCCTTTATTTGGTTCGCTGTTAATAATCCAATAGAAGCCGAAACCTCTTGTCTTTTTTGTGTTTCTCTACTTGCCGAGATTATTACTTCCTCTAAGTTTTCAATGTCCTCGTCTAAAACAATAGTATTGTAACCCTCTTTTAAAATTACTTGTTTTGTTTTATAACCTATAGCTGATACTTGTACACTTTCATTTTTTAACTTTATAGAAAAGTTACCATCGAAATCGGTAATTGTTCCTTTCTTTCTATTCTCTTGTGATATAATTGTAGCTTGTACAATAGATTCTTTTTGCTTTGTAACTACTTTTCCTTTAAAAATAGTTTGAGCTGAAGTATTTATTACAACAAATAGCATTGTAATACATACCATTAAATATGTTTTCTTCATTCTTTTTAAAAATTATAATTTAAATAGATGCTTGATCTATATTTTATTTTAATAGTTCCTTGCGCTAATTTTTGTTGTACTGGATACATTGCTAATGCTCCTATTGTTAGCTTATTTGTATTATACTCAGCTCCAAAACTTGTAAATAAAGCATGCCCTTTTGTATTTTTAATTGGTACATCAAAAACTTTATTACTATCATAAAACTCTCCTGATACTCCCACAGATGGAACAAAATTATTTTTGCCGACATCTTTGAACATATAAAAAAAAGTACTACTAAAGTTAAACTGGTTACCAAATTGGTACTCTTTGCTATTAGCAGTTTTTAAATAATAATTAAGATAGTTTGTTACTCCCCAGTTATTATGTTTATATACATATTGTACGTTGGTAATTACATCAATACTACCAGTACCTAACTGAAAACTTGGGTTAATTGAATTATTAACTGTTTCGTCATAATTTCCAGTAGGAAGCTTTATACCTCCTCCCACTTTTAGTAAGTGATTAGATGTTGAAATCACATCTTTTTCTTCATTATAACTACTCTTTTTTTTATTTAAAACAGTGTAACTAATTAAAAAAGAGATATCTCCCAACCCTTCAATTCCTGTTGTTTTATTTACATACTCTCTTGAGTGAAAATGAAAAGGAACAAAAATTTGAGCTTCTAAATACCCTTTGATTATTGGAATTCTAGACCAAACCTGTATTGTATTAAAAAATTCATTTATTATTGGTGAATTATTAAAAATACCATCTTTAGATTGGTACTTTTGATGTAGGTATCTTACCCCTATGAAATTATTATCAATGATTCCTCCCAGTCCTAAACTTCCTCCATTGTTACTACACCCGCAGGCATCGCAGTCATCTAAAAACGAAGTGTAATATTTAGGAAAAGGATTATTTGCCTCTAATTTCACTGATAAAAAACACATTAAAAGTGCTACTATTATTTTATTCTGTAAACCTCTTATCTGTAATAAATTCTTCATCTGTTAATGTTTTTAAGAAAGTAATTATTGCTGTCTTCTCCTCTTGTTTTAATTGAATTCCAACGATGCCTTTTGTGCTTTTAAGAATAGGATCTAAATTTTGTGTTTCTTGAATTCCATTAGAATAAAAATTAAGTACTGAAACTAATGAACCAAACCTTCCATCATGCATATAAGGAGCAGTTAGCTCAATATTTCTAAGACTAGGAACTTTAAACTTGTATTTATCTTCTTCTAACAAAGTAACTGTCATTCTTCCTAAGTCATTCAAATCTGGATTAATAGGTAGTCCATTATTCCTAAAAGCATCATCTGTAAATAAATCTGAAGTATGACATGAAGCGCATTTTTCTTTAAAAAGCACTAGTCCTTTTTTTTCTTCATTTGAAAAATCTCCCCCCTTTTCCTTTCTAACATATTTATCGTATTTAGAATTCGATGAAACCATCATCAACATAAATTGTGACAATGCTTTAAATGTATTGTCTGCATTTATTTTTCCATCTTCAAACGCTTCACTAAACAACTGTTTATATGCTTTATCTTTTTGTAACTTCTCAATAACATTCGTTACAGTTTCATCCATTTCATCTGGGTTAGTAATTGGTATTATCGGAAAGAGATCTAAATGAAAAGCTGCTCCATCCCATGAAAATTGTTTTTGAAAAGCTACATTTTGAATAGGCTGAGTATTTCTTTTACCTTTTCTATCTTCAACACCATGACTAAACTGATGTCCATGATGGGTAAAAGCAAATTTTTGTTGATGACAAAAAGCACAAGAAACCACACCATCACTAGATAATTTTCCATCATGGTACAATTTCTTTCCTAACTCAAACCCTTTCTCTGTAATAGGATTTGAACTTAAATCATAATGTGGCTCAGGAAAATTACTAGGTTTTTCAAATACAAGCTCTATATTAGTATATACCTCACCTTTTTTACAACTAAGAAAAGTACATACCAATAATACTATCAATATTTTTTTCATTACGTATTATTTTTACAATTGATTAAGCTTAATCAATATCAATTAGTATAACAATTCAAAAGAATGGTGTTAAATACCATTCTTTTGAATTACGTAATGTTAATGATGAGTTGCATTATGAACATGATGCACCATGAACATATCTGTATAATTTTCAGATATATTTGAAGCTTTATCACCTCCCATAATAGTTGAGCCCTCAGATAATTTGATCTTTGTTTTTCCGTCTAGCATTTTGTTAGCATCAACTTTAATATGCAATTGAGGAGACGTTTCTTTGCTTACAATAGCAATATCCATAGGTAGGGTTACCTCCTTGTATAAGTCTACCGTAGTTCCTCTACTTGCTATATGTAGCATAAAAGGAGACGCTGTAGCTTGAGTGTTTTCTTTATAGTTCCCTTCTAAAACAACAAATTTATACCCTGCTTGCCAACTCCAAGTTAAATTATAACCTTCAGCTAAAGTCCAAAAACCTTGTTGCACAGCTTGACCTTGCTTAAAACGCTCTTGATCTACACCTATTCCAAACTTAATTTTGGTATATCTCCCGGCAGGTACATCTTTAAGTGAAATTTGAACTTTTTTAGTTTTATTAGTTCCTCCTTCACTTATTATAAAGTAGCTATTATCTTTCGGGTAAACTACTTCTTTGCCTTCTTCAGTTATAAGTACAAAATTACTAACGATATAATCAAAAGAATTAATAGTTAATATTTCACCGTTTCCATTAGTATATGTTGAAGTTCCTAATAACAATTTATCATTTGAAAATCCGTTATCAAATTCAATTGCTACTTCATTTTTTCCTTCTAATTTTTCATTTCCTATTTCGTCATCACTACACGAAACAAAAGCCATAGCTAGCGCTATGAAAGTTATTATTTTTTTCATCTTTTATATTTTTTTACAGCAAATTTTAACATACATATTGTTATACTCTTCCATAATAGCTTTGATCATAGAAGAGGCTTCTTACTGTAAGAATTGTATTAAATAAGTTTAAATTATGTGAATAACTACACTAACCTACTATTAAAAAAAGTAAGCCAGTTAGTTAAAAAAGTATGTAAAAATTAAACTGTAGGTGGATGAAAAATTTCTTTATTAAATAAGTAGTAGTACCCTTTTTTATAGGAAAATTGTTGTGTTTTTTTATAGAAACCTTCTCTTTCGCTTTTAACCTTTAAAATACTAACAAATCCTATAGGATATTCTTCCATAGATATTCGTAAAGAGTTAAAATCATCTTCTTGCTGCTGTTCAAGTTTTTTCATAAGCTGACATTTTCCTTTACAGCTCATCTCAGGTTTATCTTTATTTATACATAATATTTTTGATATGTAATCATAATTAATTACATACTCTACAAATGGAGCAATTGGTCTTAACATTGCCACCATATATAAAATAACAAAAATGTATATGTTTATTTTTTTTAACAAACCTTGATTATATTCGGTGCAAAGATAATTTTAGTTTTTTAAAAAGAATATGATATTTAACATATTTCTTTACTATTAAGAACCTGAACCTTTTAACAATTAATGATTTTTACAAGAATGAGATTCTCTAATTATTAGAAAAAGAATGCTTTGTAAGTGCTATTTTAATTTATTCTAAATAAATTACTATATTTGCACTTTATATTAAAAGAATATGATTGTTTTTTACGTTGATAATAAAAAAGTTACGCCTATAGTATCTCTAAATAATGAGAAAACTATCTGTGACTCTATTTGCTCATCAAACTGCATAAAACCAAAAGGTAAATGTTGCAATAAGTACCTAAAAAAAGGCATCAACTGTAAGCGATGCCCTTTAACTTTTGATTTAAAAGCTGTATCTTAAACTAATTATTCAACTTTTAATAAGAAATAGTTTTTCTTACCTCTTTGTAATAACACGTATTTATCAGCTATTAAATCTTTTTCTGTAATTGTAAAATCTTCTTTTACTTTTTCTTTATTTACAGAAATTGAATTTTCTTTTAAAGCTCTTCTAGCATCTCCATTTGACTTTAAAAAATTTGTTTTAGCTGCTAAAGCTCCTATCATATCTAACCCCTCATTGATATCAGAAGTACTAACTGAAGCTTGAGGAACCCCATCAAATACATCTAAGAAGGTTTGCTCATCTAAACTTTTTAAATCTTCCGCTGTTGATTTTCCAAACAATATATTTGAAGCCGCTATTGCTTTATCTAATTCTTCTTTAGAGTGTACAAAAACAGTAACCTCTTCCGCTAATTTTTTCTGTAATACTCTCTGATGTGGTGCTTCTTTATGTTCTTCTATTAAAGAGCTAATAGTTTCTTTATCTAAAAATGTAAAAATTTTGATGTACTTTTCTGCATCTTCATCAGAAGTGTTTAACCAAAATTGATAAAACTTATATACAGAAGTTTTATCAGCATCTAACCAAACATTTCCTCCTTCAGACTTTCCAAATTTAGATCCGTCAGCTTTAGTTATTAATGGACATGTAGCTGCATATGCTTTTGCCTCTTCACCAACATTCATTCTACGTACTAATTCAGTACCTGTAGTTATATTTCCCCATTGATCAGAACCTCCCATTTGTAATTTACAGTTGTAGGTTTTATATAAATGGTAAAAATCGTACCCTTGAATTAATTGGTATGTAAATTCAGTAAAACTCATCCCTCCACTACCTTCTCCAGAGATACGCTTCTTTACAGAATCTTTTGCCATCATATAGTTAACAGTAATACGCTTACCTACATCTCTAGCAAATTCAATAAAAGAAAAACTCTTCATCCAATCGTAGTTGTTTACTAAAATAGGTGAGTTTTCACTGCCATTATCAAAATTTAAAAAACGCCCTAAGGTTCTTTTAATTCCCTCTACGTTTTTAGCAAGTGCTTCTTCATTTAATAAATTACGCTCATCAGATTTCCCAGATGGATCACCAATCATTCCAGTAGCGCCTCCAACTAAAGCAACAGGTTTATGCCCTGCTTTTTCAATATGAACCAATAAAATAATTGGAACCAAACTACCAATATGTAATGAGTCTGACGTTGGATCAAAACCTATATAAGCCGTTGTCATTTCTTTTTGCAATTGCTCTTCGGTTCCAGGCATCATATCATGTATCATACCTCTCCATTGTAATTCTTCAACTAAATTCTTGGTCATTATTATAATCTTTTTTGGTTTACAAATATAGTGTTTCGAAATTTTTTAACATCATCCACATTATGTCAATTTAATTTTAACCATAGAATTAATATTTACCAAACAAGGAACATGAAATCATTTTATATAAAAAAAACTTTTGAGCTTATTTAACAAGGTTGCTTTTTTTATATTTGATAGTTTATATTTTATCATATATGATTTTAGTTACAGGAGGAACAGGCTTAGTAGGATCGCATTTACTATATCATTTAACTCTAAAAAATGATACGGTTTTAGCTATTTATAGAACTGAGGAACGAATAAAGAATGTAGAAAAAGTATTTTCTTATTATACAAATGACACTAATTCTTTATTAAAAAAGATTCATTGGATCCAGGGAGATATAACTGACATTCCTTCTTTAAAAATTGTTTTTTCTAATCTTATAACTCAAGTGTATCATTGCGCAGCATTAGTATCATTTAACCCTAAAGATTATAAAAAAATGCGTAGAGTTAATATTGACGGGACTGCAAATATTGTTAATTTTTGTATTGATAACACCATAAAAAAAATATGCTTTGTTAGTTCAATTGCCACAGTAGGTGATAGTATTAACAATAAAATTATAACTGAAGAAAATGAATGGCAAGATAGTAGTAATAACCATGGTTATGCTATCACAAAATATGGTGCTGAAATGGAAATTTGGCGCGCAAGTCAAGAAGGTGTTAATGTAGTTGTTATAAACCCAGGTGTTATTTTAGGTAGTGGTTTTTGGAAAGAAGGCTCAGGGAAATTGTTTACTCAAGTATTCAATGGTTTTAAATTTTACACTGAAGGGGTTACTGGTTTTGTTGGTGTTAAAGATGTTGTTAAAATCATGATTATGCTTGCAGAATCTAGCATTAAAAATGAACGTTTTATTCTAGTTTCTGAAAATAAATCATTTAAAGAAGTTCTCTCTATAATAGCCAAAGGATTTGATAAAAAAGGTCCTACAATAAAGGTGAATAAGCTTGCTACAAAAATATTTTGGCGTATTGATTGGCTTGTAACAAAACTTACTGGAAAAGAACCATTACTAACAAAGAACTCTGCTAAATCATCTCATAACAAATCGTACTATTCATCACAAAAAATAAAAGACGCTTTAACTTTTGATTTTGAACCTATTCCTAAAGTTATTAACGGAGTTTGTAAAGATTACCTATGATTTCCTTTATCTAATTCTTCTAATTTCTCTGGTAATTCTTTTCCTTTTAATAATAGTTTTTTATCTATTTGTTTTTCTGTTTCAGTTCCTGTTAAATTAAGAATATTTGGTCTGTCTAATGAATCTTGAATTCGTTGTTTAGTAATATAAATATCATACAAGCTATCAATATTTTTCTTTACTAAGTTTAACATTTCAGAATACTCATCTATTCTTGAAGTATAATATTTATTACTTGTATCAAACCTAACAGTATCTATTTTATATTTTTCATATACAACTACCATATAATTCGATAGCTTTTTCAAGTTTTTATTCTTAATATTCTTTGCCGACGATGCCAAATACATATCGGTCAGCAAATTAACCATAGAATCTTTAGGAATTAAGTCTTTTGGCTTCTTGTAAATAGTATTACTAGTACAAGAAACCAAAAACATTAATATAAAAAAATATAAAAATTTATTCATTATCTATTAAAAACTAGACGTTCACCTTTAACCTCTTCATTAAATTCACCTTCATTATACATCAAATTCCCATTAACAAAAGTATGCGTAATTTTGTTTGAAAATTTTTGTCCTTCAAAAGGAGACCATCCACATTTATATAAAATATTTTCTTTAGAAACTTCCCAATTTTGAGTAGGATCTACCAAAACAAGATCAGCAAAAAAACCTTCTTTTATAAATCCTCTTTTTTCAACACTAAACAATTTAGCAGGATTATGACACATTTTCTCTACTGCTTTCTCAATAGGTAATACTCCTTCTTTAACTTTTTCTAAAACAGCAGTTACAGCATGTTGTACTAAAGGGCCTCCACTTGGAGCTTTGGTGTACACATTATCTTTTTCTTCAAGAGTATGAGGAGCATG belongs to Tenacibaculum sp. MAR_2010_89 and includes:
- a CDS encoding cytochrome-c peroxidase translates to MKKILIVLLVCTFLSCKKGEVYTNIELVFEKPSNFPEPHYDLSSNPITEKGFELGKKLYHDGKLSSDGVVSCAFCHQQKFAFTHHGHQFSHGVEDRKGKRNTQPIQNVAFQKQFSWDGAAFHLDLFPIIPITNPDEMDETVTNVIEKLQKDKAYKQLFSEAFEDGKINADNTFKALSQFMLMMVSSNSKYDKYVRKEKGGDFSNEEKKGLVLFKEKCASCHTSDLFTDDAFRNNGLPINPDLNDLGRMTVTLLEEDKYKFKVPSLRNIELTAPYMHDGRFGSLVSVLNFYSNGIQETQNLDPILKSTKGIVGIQLKQEEKTAIITFLKTLTDEEFITDKRFTE
- a CDS encoding MbnP family protein, translated to MKKIITFIALAMAFVSCSDDEIGNEKLEGKNEVAIEFDNGFSNDKLLLGTSTYTNGNGEILTINSFDYIVSNFVLITEEGKEVVYPKDNSYFIISEGGTNKTKKVQISLKDVPAGRYTKIKFGIGVDQERFKQGQAVQQGFWTLAEGYNLTWSWQAGYKFVVLEGNYKENTQATASPFMLHIASRGTTVDLYKEVTLPMDIAIVSKETSPQLHIKVDANKMLDGKTKIKLSEGSTIMGGDKASNISENYTDMFMVHHVHNATHH
- the tyrS gene encoding tyrosine--tRNA ligase gives rise to the protein MTKNLVEELQWRGMIHDMMPGTEEQLQKEMTTAYIGFDPTSDSLHIGSLVPIILLVHIEKAGHKPVALVGGATGMIGDPSGKSDERNLLNEEALAKNVEGIKRTLGRFLNFDNGSENSPILVNNYDWMKSFSFIEFARDVGKRITVNYMMAKDSVKKRISGEGSGGMSFTEFTYQLIQGYDFYHLYKTYNCKLQMGGSDQWGNITTGTELVRRMNVGEEAKAYAATCPLITKADGSKFGKSEGGNVWLDADKTSVYKFYQFWLNTSDEDAEKYIKIFTFLDKETISSLIEEHKEAPHQRVLQKKLAEEVTVFVHSKEELDKAIAASNILFGKSTAEDLKSLDEQTFLDVFDGVPQASVSTSDINEGLDMIGALAAKTNFLKSNGDARRALKENSISVNKEKVKEDFTITEKDLIADKYVLLQRGKKNYFLLKVE
- a CDS encoding SDR family oxidoreductase, which codes for MILVTGGTGLVGSHLLYHLTLKNDTVLAIYRTEERIKNVEKVFSYYTNDTNSLLKKIHWIQGDITDIPSLKIVFSNLITQVYHCAALVSFNPKDYKKMRRVNIDGTANIVNFCIDNTIKKICFVSSIATVGDSINNKIITEENEWQDSSNNHGYAITKYGAEMEIWRASQEGVNVVVINPGVILGSGFWKEGSGKLFTQVFNGFKFYTEGVTGFVGVKDVVKIMIMLAESSIKNERFILVSENKSFKEVLSIIAKGFDKKGPTIKVNKLATKIFWRIDWLVTKLTGKEPLLTKNSAKSSHNKSYYSSQKIKDALTFDFEPIPKVINGVCKDYL
- a CDS encoding DUF4296 domain-containing protein, whose translation is MNKFLYFFILMFLVSCTSNTIYKKPKDLIPKDSMVNLLTDMYLASSAKNIKNKNLKKLSNYMVVVYEKYKIDTVRFDTSNKYYTSRIDEYSEMLNLVKKNIDSLYDIYITKQRIQDSLDRPNILNLTGTETEKQIDKKLLLKGKELPEKLEELDKGNHR